The nucleotide window ATTTATTTAATGTATGGTTAAAAGATGCGTTAAAAACGGCGCGAGTTACGGAAGCGATGGAAGATGGATTAGTAGAATTATTCAATGAAAGTAAGGTTTGGTTGTTATTGGATGGGGTAGATGAAATGGGGGTAAATAACCCTCTGTATGAAATTAATTCTCAGATTAAGGGATGGATAGCATCGGCGCGAGTGGTGTTAACTTGCCGGGTGAATGTTTGGGATGCAGGGAAAAATCATCTTGAAAAATTTGATATTTATCGAAATTTAGATTTTTCTGACTCTCAAAGAGATGAATTTATTAATAAATGGTTTTTTCAATCATCTGATTTAGGGGAAAGCCTGAAAAATGAATTAATGAAATCTGGAAAAGAACGGATTAAAGATTTAGTTAAAAATCCCTTACGGTTATCTTTGTTATGTTATGCTTGGCAAAAACGAAAGGGAGATTTACCAGAGACAAAAGCCGGACTTTATCAATGGTTTGTTGATACGTTTTATCAATGGAAGGAAGAATATTTTTCGACAACTTCAGCGCAACGGAAAGAGTTAAATAAAGCTTTAGGAACATTAGCCAAAGAAGCAATAGATCAGCCTGTTTCTCGTTTTCGTTTAACTCGTCGTCAAGTTGTTCAGGTATTAGGTGAACTTGATGAACCCTTATGTAAGTTAGCGATAGATATTGGATGGTTAAATCAAGTAGGGGTAGCTGAAGAAAACCCAGATGAACCGGTTTATGCTTTCTTTCATCCTACGTTTCAAGAGTATTTTGCTGCTGTAAGTATTGAGGATGGTAAGTTTTTCTTGAATCATATTTCTGAAAATCCAGATCAGGGAATTTATCGTATTTTTGAGCCACAATGGAAGGAGGTTATTTTGTTATGGTTTGGCAAAAACGATCTTGAACAAAAGAATTATTTAATGGAGCTTTTAGAAAATTTTGATGATAATTGCGAAGAAGTTTATAATTGGCAAGCTTTATTGTGGGTAGAAAAGCTACTTGATGAGTTTCCTAGTTATCATCTATCAAATGAGGAAGATGAAGAAGAAATAAGAAAAGATATAAATATTTTTAAAAAGCTTTTTTCTTCCTATATTTCCCAAGATAAGAATTTAAAAAATATTACTAAAAAAGATGGTGAAGGTATAGATTTAACCCTAAAACCAGAAGATATAAAACTTATATATGATGTAGGTTTTGAGCGAAGACTTCTAGAAAAGTCAAAACACTATTTAATAGATGTATTTGAAATCAAGATGGCTTTTTATAGTTTGAATCAGAGCCTAGATAAAAATAGGGATATTGAGGATGAGTTGATTGATGAGCAAGCAATTTTTAAATTATTTGAACTTACTTCAGGAAAAAGATGGAATTTTGACAAATATCATATTATTATATTATTCCATTATCTAATAGCTAATCCCGAAGATGATTATACAGTATTTCCCATAATAAGATGTGCCAATAAAGGTAATAACTATGCCATAGAACGATTAATTTTATTGTTAAATGGAGAACTAAACCTTGAAAAATATATAGAGGAAAAGGAACTATTACAGGACATCTATGAAGAGGCTGCTGAGGTTTTAAAAGATTTGTTAATCCCAGAAAATCTAAAACAAACAGTTTCATCATTAAAAGCATCTATTAATGATGAAGTTTTAGAAAATGAGCGAGATCGTTATTTAAGTTGTTATAATGTCCTGTGGTATTGCGCTCAAAATTTAAATTACCCCGAATTTTACAAAGCTTGGCATTTTTAACCTAACCAAAGTCAATCAGCAGAGAATACATCTACTATACAAACCCTAGAAAACCAAATTACAGACATCGCCACCCAACTCCAACCCACAGCTAACACCTATCCTATTCTTATTAACCTACAACCCCTACAAAAAGAAACCGATCCAAGTGCGATCGCCCAAGAATTCTGTAATCAAATCTATCAAACTCTATTCCCTAACTCGTTAGAAATTCCCGAAATTAACAACGCCGCACAATTAAAACGTCTTTTTCCTCAACTCAAACAACACTTAAAAACCCAAAATATAGCCCTAATTCTTGATAAAAAT belongs to Gloeothece citriformis PCC 7424 and includes:
- a CDS encoding NACHT domain-containing protein; the protein is MSQSNSRVNATELGLKRLKDAKDSQRTKEGKRFTYELIAELSYVSVSRVKAFFRGERIYRDNAIAIAKVLGLELREIIGEDETTNPPQKIVIEYQTCQRMLEERKRLSINPLTSKDGKTFNYSDIYVPLGLVEKREQEKQNGDVPPEQGSSLYSPRQQKNNLPLFPLLQKGVGRGGKGLGERPNNTCEITQKYDNEEFFTEVLEKGNSPKSQGQRIAIIGEPGAGKTTQLQKIADWVLEKTDQEIVIWVSLADLQGRTLEDYLFNVWLKDALKTARVTEAMEDGLVELFNESKVWLLLDGVDEMGVNNPLYEINSQIKGWIASARVVLTCRVNVWDAGKNHLEKFDIYRNLDFSDSQRDEFINKWFFQSSDLGESLKNELMKSGKERIKDLVKNPLRLSLLCYAWQKRKGDLPETKAGLYQWFVDTFYQWKEEYFSTTSAQRKELNKALGTLAKEAIDQPVSRFRLTRRQVVQVLGELDEPLCKLAIDIGWLNQVGVAEENPDEPVYAFFHPTFQEYFAAVSIEDGKFFLNHISENPDQGIYRIFEPQWKEVILLWFGKNDLEQKNYLMELLENFDDNCEEVYNWQALLWVEKLLDEFPSYHLSNEEDEEEIRKDINIFKKLFSSYISQDKNLKNITKKDGEGIDLTLKPEDIKLIYDVGFERRLLEKSKHYLIDVFEIKMAFYSLNQSLDKNRDIEDELIDEQAIFKLFELTSGKRWNFDKYHIIILFHYLIANPEDDYTVFPIIRCANKGNNYAIERLILLLNGELNLEKYIEEKELLQDIYEEAAEVLKDLLIPENLKQTVSSLKASINDEVLENERDRYLSCYNVLWYCAQNLNYPEFYKAWHF